In Marinomonas posidonica IVIA-Po-181, a single window of DNA contains:
- a CDS encoding shikimate dehydrogenase family protein, with amino-acid sequence MTMVNLGLIGQAINSSRSPSLHDLLGKLNQLPVDYQLQEPEDSSAQSFCTKLAEIRELGFVGVNVTFPYKQIAIDSADDVNEAVKKVGATNTLLLKDGKVCAFNTDYSGFIRGYKGRVGDQPAGKVLMIGAGGVGRAIGFALFDVGATELLVTDLNEASAKSLVDAINAYGFNARYVAKEEIAAAAKEADGLVNCTPVGHFKSPGMPIEAASIGGQKWAFDAVYTPMDTEFLIEASRKGLQIVSGFDLFFYQGIDAFEIFTGKSISDASLVWDLFREKCQVVSDLI; translated from the coding sequence ATGACAATGGTAAATCTTGGTCTTATTGGTCAAGCAATCAACTCTTCTCGCTCACCTTCATTACATGATTTGTTGGGTAAATTAAATCAACTGCCTGTTGATTATCAATTACAGGAACCAGAAGACAGTAGTGCGCAATCGTTTTGTACAAAATTAGCTGAAATTCGTGAACTTGGTTTTGTGGGGGTTAATGTGACTTTTCCCTACAAGCAGATCGCCATAGACAGTGCGGATGACGTCAATGAGGCGGTAAAAAAAGTCGGCGCGACGAATACCTTGTTGCTTAAAGACGGTAAAGTGTGTGCGTTTAATACTGACTACAGTGGCTTTATTCGTGGTTATAAGGGACGTGTTGGTGATCAGCCTGCCGGTAAAGTGCTGATGATTGGCGCCGGTGGTGTGGGGCGGGCGATTGGCTTTGCATTGTTTGATGTTGGTGCGACCGAGTTGTTGGTAACAGACTTAAACGAAGCCAGTGCGAAATCTTTGGTTGATGCAATCAATGCATATGGCTTTAACGCTCGTTATGTGGCGAAAGAAGAGATTGCTGCAGCGGCAAAAGAGGCCGATGGTTTGGTTAATTGTACCCCAGTTGGTCATTTTAAAAGCCCTGGAATGCCGATTGAAGCGGCGTCTATTGGTGGTCAGAAGTGGGCGTTTGATGCGGTATATACGCCGATGGATACCGAGTTTCTCATTGAAGCAAGCAGAAAAGGCTTACAAATTGTGTCGGGCTTTGATTTGTTTTTTTATCAAGGCATTGATGCGTTTGAAATCTTCACTGGGAAGTCTATTTCAGATGCTTCTCTCGTTTGGGATTTGTTTCGAGAAAAGTGTCAGGTAGTTAGTGACTTAATTTAG
- the pcaQ gene encoding pca operon transcription factor PcaQ, translating to MLENRIKYRHLQCFLEVTRQGSVVRAADALALTQPAVSKKLKELEDILGVRLLERSKKGVELTAFGNVFLEHASTSVAALREGTERVAQVQKKGLIRLSIGVLPTVATSILPESVKRFRTNTLDIRLHLVSGANSTLMSQLRIGELDLVVGRLGVPETMSGLSFQHLYSEQVSFVVRPDHPLLSKANFQISDINEHTVLYPPKGSITAPYVDRFLLSQGVSNLQDRIDTISDSFGKEFIRNNDAVWIVSRGVVAREISDGELAALPVDSKETLGAVGLTTRADSHPSTALKLFMAAVRETAQTLDSYYNPADHHKDFSAI from the coding sequence ATGCTAGAAAACCGCATAAAATATCGACACCTGCAATGTTTCTTAGAAGTTACCCGTCAAGGGAGTGTTGTGCGTGCCGCCGATGCACTGGCACTCACACAACCTGCCGTGTCAAAGAAACTCAAAGAACTGGAAGACATTCTTGGCGTACGTTTACTCGAGCGAAGTAAAAAAGGCGTTGAATTAACCGCTTTTGGTAATGTTTTTTTAGAACATGCCAGTACCAGTGTGGCGGCCTTAAGAGAAGGCACAGAGCGTGTCGCTCAGGTACAAAAAAAAGGCTTGATTCGCCTCAGTATTGGCGTACTCCCCACCGTTGCCACAAGCATTTTGCCCGAGTCAGTAAAACGCTTTCGTACCAACACATTGGATATCCGTTTACACCTAGTATCAGGCGCAAATTCTACTTTAATGAGTCAATTACGCATCGGTGAACTGGATCTTGTGGTTGGTCGTTTAGGTGTTCCAGAAACCATGTCTGGTCTTTCCTTTCAACACCTCTATTCAGAACAAGTGTCTTTCGTCGTAAGGCCTGATCACCCACTTCTTAGCAAAGCAAACTTTCAGATCAGCGACATTAATGAGCACACCGTTTTGTACCCACCAAAAGGCTCGATTACAGCCCCCTACGTAGATCGTTTTTTGTTATCACAAGGCGTATCGAACCTTCAAGATCGCATAGATACAATCTCAGACTCATTTGGCAAAGAGTTTATTCGTAATAATGATGCTGTCTGGATCGTCTCTCGAGGTGTAGTCGCCCGGGAAATAAGTGATGGCGAACTGGCTGCTCTGCCAGTGGATTCAAAAGAAACATTAGGTGCGGTAGGGTTAACAACACGTGCAGACTCCCATCCCTCCACAGCCTTGAAGCTCTTTATGGCCGCAGTACGAGAAACGGCTCAAACATTAGACAGTTACTATAATCCCGCCGATCATCATAAAGACTTCTCGGCAATCTAA
- a CDS encoding bifunctional sugar phosphate isomerase/epimerase/4-hydroxyphenylpyruvate dioxygenase family protein yields MKTALATVTLSGTLREKFEAASKAGFQGVEIFENDLTQFDGTPRDVRLMAEDLGLDIIALQPFRDMEGMPEPMRSQKGVMLERKMEVAHELGTSRLLFCSNVQPYSSADLDVCANDLHVWADMAKREGIMLGYEALAWGYHIADYTDAWELVKRVDHPNLGIILDTFHMFSRGNTLDVLRDDIPLSKIALVQVADAPSLQMDVLQYSRHFRCFPGQGDMPVVEFLQVLKDKGFNDYLSHEIFNDEFRSSSPLNKAIDGMRSLIWLDDQTVSKKEDRIEPVCAPKISEVEFIEFAIEGESGKALTNTLAQLGFHETHQHRSKEVSLMRQGNINLILNREPKSQAHSYFKNHGVSVCAMAFASEDVKATLLLAERYRVEQFNNQTGPSELNIPALKGIGDSLVYLVNSDAAVRFFEVDFKPIQGIQGEDGVGLTRFDHIGQTVSNTDFLSASFFYKSLFGFDIDASQDLPDIHGLVVSRTALSKDKRVRIPLNMTNAPSASAQRFMHKSKGSGVHQIAFACDDIFAAARNIDREKQLPIPQNYYRDLEARFGLAPELMAKLQSHNIMYDRNEEGEFFHFYTEEVHGVFFEVVQRVGDYSRYGEANAFVRLAAQARQEVKQDT; encoded by the coding sequence ATGAAAACAGCGCTCGCTACCGTAACTTTGTCAGGAACCCTAAGAGAAAAGTTTGAAGCGGCTTCTAAAGCGGGTTTTCAGGGGGTTGAGATTTTTGAAAATGATTTAACCCAGTTTGACGGTACTCCACGAGATGTGCGTTTGATGGCAGAAGATTTAGGCCTGGACATTATTGCCTTGCAGCCATTTCGTGATATGGAAGGCATGCCAGAACCTATGCGTTCGCAAAAAGGCGTCATGTTAGAGCGCAAGATGGAAGTGGCTCACGAGTTAGGGACAAGCCGTTTATTATTTTGTAGTAATGTGCAACCGTACTCTTCTGCTGACCTTGATGTATGTGCGAATGATCTTCATGTTTGGGCGGATATGGCCAAACGTGAAGGCATTATGTTGGGCTACGAGGCATTGGCGTGGGGATATCACATTGCGGATTACACTGACGCTTGGGAGTTAGTGAAACGGGTTGATCATCCTAATTTAGGGATCATTCTGGATACCTTCCATATGTTCTCGCGCGGTAACACTTTGGATGTGCTTCGTGATGATATTCCATTGAGTAAAATTGCGTTAGTGCAAGTGGCCGATGCACCAAGCTTGCAAATGGATGTACTGCAATACAGTCGTCATTTTCGTTGTTTTCCTGGTCAAGGTGATATGCCAGTCGTTGAGTTCTTACAGGTGCTTAAGGACAAGGGGTTCAATGATTATCTGTCTCATGAAATTTTCAATGACGAGTTTCGTTCTTCTTCGCCATTGAATAAAGCCATTGATGGTATGCGTTCTTTGATCTGGTTGGACGATCAAACGGTCAGTAAAAAAGAGGATCGCATTGAGCCTGTTTGCGCGCCAAAAATCAGTGAAGTGGAGTTCATTGAATTTGCCATCGAAGGTGAAAGCGGTAAAGCATTAACAAATACGTTAGCGCAACTTGGCTTTCATGAGACGCATCAGCATCGCTCCAAAGAAGTCAGCTTGATGCGCCAAGGAAACATCAACCTGATCTTAAACCGTGAGCCAAAGAGTCAGGCACATTCTTATTTTAAGAATCATGGTGTGTCCGTGTGTGCGATGGCGTTTGCTAGTGAAGATGTAAAAGCAACATTGTTGCTTGCTGAGCGTTACCGTGTTGAACAATTCAATAATCAAACTGGTCCGAGTGAGCTGAATATTCCCGCGTTAAAAGGCATAGGTGACAGCCTAGTGTATTTAGTGAATAGTGATGCGGCGGTACGCTTCTTTGAGGTTGATTTTAAACCCATTCAGGGCATTCAAGGTGAGGATGGGGTTGGTTTAACACGGTTTGACCACATAGGTCAGACTGTGTCCAATACAGACTTTCTGTCGGCGTCGTTTTTTTATAAGTCCCTATTTGGATTTGATATTGATGCTAGCCAAGATTTACCGGATATTCATGGTTTGGTTGTTAGTCGTACAGCCTTAAGCAAGGATAAGCGTGTTCGCATACCTTTGAATATGACAAATGCACCCAGTGCATCAGCTCAGCGTTTTATGCACAAATCAAAAGGGTCTGGGGTTCATCAAATTGCCTTTGCTTGTGATGATATTTTTGCGGCGGCGAGGAACATCGACAGAGAAAAGCAGTTACCCATTCCGCAAAATTATTATCGAGACCTTGAAGCGCGTTTTGGTCTTGCCCCAGAATTGATGGCTAAGCTTCAGTCTCACAACATCATGTATGATCGAAATGAGGAAGGGGAATTCTTTCACTTTTACACAGAAGAAGTACACGGTGTTTTCTTTGAAGTGGTTCAACGGGTTGGGGATTACAGCCGTTATGGTGAAGCGAATGCCTTTGTTCGTCTTGCTGCTCAGGCACGGCAGGAAGTGAAACAAGATACCTAA